The following are from one region of the Salvia splendens isolate huo1 chromosome 2, SspV2, whole genome shotgun sequence genome:
- the LOC121767087 gene encoding uncharacterized protein LOC121767087, whose amino-acid sequence MDGGELPNPDDYSAAATLIPFPRPLPLLRGPIKAGPLDDPSSGPYLLAFKSARAWAAAYRSCRAQITAQCESGARIGCSISASSKCKPPWWKVILGVYSKQDFKEREKCEEVEMEACFAAAKERCGGFAKQKCEPAFRSARIVAAGFDSSVVEWKGVSRLISTVCFAEEKSYGIGFWGEFGQKCEVTNIRGGDLLDSSCVDIDEYMGKNLV is encoded by the coding sequence ATGGACGGCGGCGAGCTCCCCAATCCCGACGACTACTCCGCAGCCGCAACCCTAATCCCCTTCCCCCGCCCTCTCCCTCTCCTGCGCGGCCCAATCAAAGCCGGTCCGCTCGACGATCCCTCCTCCGGTCCATACCTCCTCGCCTTCAAATCCGCCCGCGCCTGGGCCGCGGCGTACCGGAGCTGCCGCGCCCAAATCACCGCGCAATGCGAATCCGGGGCTAGGATCGGGTGCTCCATCTCCGCTTCCAGCAAATGCAAGCCCCCTTGGTGGAAGGTGATTCTAGGCGTATACTCAAAACAGGATTTCAAGGAGAGGGAGAAGTGTGAGGAGGTTGAGATGGAGGCGTGTTTCGCAGCTGCCAAGGAGAGATGCGGCGGTTTCGCGAAGCAGAAGTGTGAGCCGGCGTTTAGGAGTGCGAGGATTGTGGCGGCCGGATTTGATTCGAGCGTGGTGGAGTGGAAGGGTGTTTCTAGGTTGATTTCGACGGTTTGTTTTGCGGAGGAAAAGAGTTATGGGATTGGATTTTGGGGTGAATTTGGGCAGAAATGCGAGGTTACTAATATTAGAGGGGGGGATTTGTTGGATTCCAGTTGTGTGGATATAGATGAGTATATGGGAAAGAATTTAGTGTGA
- the LOC121792939 gene encoding peptidyl-prolyl cis-trans isomerase CYP63-like isoform X1, producing the protein MKKTKNPMVFLDVSIDGDAAERIIIELFADVVPKTAENFRALCTGEKGVGASTGKPLHYKGSTFHRIIKGFMAQGGDFSKGNGTGGESIYGGKFSDENFKLDHTAAGLLSMANGGPNTNGSQFFIIFKRQPHLDGKHVVFGNVVSGMDVVKKMEQLGTADGRPDGIVKIIDCGETSDAKTQNLVVADKVKKKKSENEDASNDDSDRHAKRKQKAYVKDKRRKRSYSSDSSGSDSYSSESDSDSELDASSMSDSSTSSSDGRRKKKRKLAKKGKHKHGKKGRAGERKKRRGHSNRSKRKSKRYSGSSSDTESSGSGSATSSSDDESARRGKSRKNNRKSEQEKKPTRIRGSERKPSSPSLGSGEEQKGDDRKHTGDNSSHEKGELPQKNGSRINNGQGHIKNNETSARGERAYSSRSSRSRSPSSGGRPSPRSSPIKTNRLQESSEIPKGTAQSPVRSPSDKGIQPSAGRDLSRSRSPGGTPKRVRKGRGFTERYAFVRKYRTPSPERSPDRSYHYGGRNFQRNHERYPNYRGRYERSPQQHHRSPPRRGRSPPRYERKRNRSRSPSRSPGAYRGRGRHHSRSPVRSHSPSDRLPLISDRLKSRLGPQKSDDSPRGRSVSRSRSRSPRRSRSPSRKHPRKVSPGSSPSSPSGGHQRGLVSYGDLSPDNGVS; encoded by the exons ATGAAGAAGACAAAAAACCCAATGGTTTTCTTGGATGTTTCCATTGATGGGGATGCCGCTGAAAGAATTATCATTGAG TTGTTTGCTGATGTTGTCCCTAAGACTGCTGAAAATTTCCGGGCTCTCTGCACAG GTGAGAAAGGTGTTGGAGCCTCAACAGGGAAACCTCTGCACTACAAGGGTTCCACATTTCATCGCATAATCAAAGGGTTTATGGCTCAA GGCGGTGACTTTTCAAAAGGAAATG GAACTGGTGGAGAAAGCATTTATGGAGGGAAATTTTCTG ATGAAAACTTCAAGCTTGATCATACTGCAGCTGGTCTCCTCTCGATGGCTAATGGTGGTCCAAACACAAATGGGTCTcagttttttataattttcaagCGACAGCCTCATCTTGATGG AAAACATGTTGTTTTCGGAAATGTTGTGAGTGGAATGGATGTTGTTAAGAAAATGGAACAGCTTGGAACAGCTGATGGGAGACCAGATGGAATTGTTAAGATCATAGATTGTGGTGAGACTTCTGATGCAAAGACGCAAAATTTAGTTGTAGCAGATAAAG taaagaagaaaaaatcagaaaatgaaGATGCATCTAATGACGATTCTGACAGGCATGCCAAACGAAAGCAGAAAGCATATGTGAAGgataaaaggagaaaaaggaGCTACTCTTCTGATAGCTCTGGCTCTGATTCATATTCATCTGAGTCTGATTCAGACTCTGAATTGGATGCTTCTTCAATGTCAGATTCTTCAACTTCATCCAGTGACGGACGGCgtaagaagaagaggaagttgGCAAAGAAGGGAAAACATAAACATGGGAAAAAAGGTAGGGCTGGagaaaggaagaagagaagagggCATAGCAATAGATCAAAGAGAAAATCTAAAAG GTACTCGGGAAGCTCTAGTGATACGGAGAGTAGTGGAAGTGGTTCTGCTACCAGCAGTTCTGATGACGAAAGTGCACGTAGGGGTAAATCACGGAAAAACAACAGGAAAAGTGAACAAGAGAAGAAGCCAACCCGCATTCGTG GGAGTGAGAGAAAGCCATCAAGTCCTAGCTTAGGATCTGGAGAGGAGCAAAAAGGTGATGATAGGAAACACACTGGGGACAACTCCTCTCACGAAAAGGGTGAACTTCCTCAAAAGAATGGTAGCCGTATCAATAATGGCCAAGGGCATATCAAGAACAATGAAACTTCTGCCAGAGGAGAGCGAGCTTATTCAAGCCGATCCAG CAGGAGTAGGTCTCCAAGTTCTGGTGGAAGGCCCAGTCCTCGCAGTAGTCCAATTAAGACTAATAGACTTCAAGAGAGCAGTGAAATTCCTAAAGGTACTGCTCAGagcccagtcaggagcccttctGACAAAGGTATTCAGCCATCTGCTGGTCGGGATTTGTCACGGAGCCGCTCTCCAGGTGGAACTCCAAAGCGTGTTAGAAAAGGCCGAGGATTTACTGAGAGATATGCGTTTGTTAGAAAATATCGTACGCCTTCTCCAGAACGCTCACCTGATAGATCTTATCATTACGGAGGAAGAAATTTTCAAAGGAATCATGAAAG GTATCCAAACTACAGAGGCAGGTACGAACGCTCACCCCAACAACATCACAGAAGTCCACCTAGAAGAGGAAGAAGCCCACCCAG ATACGAACGCAAGAGGAATCGGAGCAGGTCTCCATCTCGAAGCCCTGGAGCCTACCGTGGTCGTGGGAGGCACCATAGCAGAAGTCCCGTTCGCAGCCATAGCCCTTCAGATAGGCTCCCACTGATTAGTGACAGACTGAAATCTCGTCTCGGTCCTCAGAAGAGTGACGACTCCCCTCGAGGAAGGTCAGTGTCGCGCTCCAGGAGCCGAAGCCCCCGTAGATCAAGATCACCTTCGAGAAAGCATCCACGCAAAGTTTCGCCTGGAAGCTCTCCATCGAGCCCTTCTGGTGGGCATCAACGTGGACTAGTATCATACGGAGATTTGAGTCCAGACAATGGGGTAAGTTAA
- the LOC121792939 gene encoding peptidyl-prolyl cis-trans isomerase CYP63-like isoform X2, whose product MKKTKNPMVFLDVSIDGDAAERIIIELFADVVPKTAENFRALCTGEKGVGASTGKPLHYKGSTFHRIIKGFMAQGGDFSKGNGTGGESIYGGKFSDENFKLDHTAAGLLSMANGGPNTNGSQFFIIFKRQPHLDGKHVVFGNVVSGMDVVKKMEQLGTADGRPDGIVKIIDCGETSDAKTQNLVVADKVKKKKSENEDASNDDSDRHAKRKQKAYVKDKRRKRSYSSDSSGSDSYSSESDSDSELDASSMSDSSTSSSDGRRKKKRKLAKKGKHKHGKKGRAGERKKRRGHSNRSKRKSKRYSGSSSDTESSGSGSATSSSDDESARRGKSRKNNRKSEQEKKPTRIRGSERKPSSPSLGSGEEQKGDDRKHTGDNSSHEKGELPQKNGSRINNGQGHIKNNETSARGERAYSSRSRSRSPSSGGRPSPRSSPIKTNRLQESSEIPKGTAQSPVRSPSDKGIQPSAGRDLSRSRSPGGTPKRVRKGRGFTERYAFVRKYRTPSPERSPDRSYHYGGRNFQRNHERYPNYRGRYERSPQQHHRSPPRRGRSPPRYERKRNRSRSPSRSPGAYRGRGRHHSRSPVRSHSPSDRLPLISDRLKSRLGPQKSDDSPRGRSVSRSRSRSPRRSRSPSRKHPRKVSPGSSPSSPSGGHQRGLVSYGDLSPDNGVS is encoded by the exons ATGAAGAAGACAAAAAACCCAATGGTTTTCTTGGATGTTTCCATTGATGGGGATGCCGCTGAAAGAATTATCATTGAG TTGTTTGCTGATGTTGTCCCTAAGACTGCTGAAAATTTCCGGGCTCTCTGCACAG GTGAGAAAGGTGTTGGAGCCTCAACAGGGAAACCTCTGCACTACAAGGGTTCCACATTTCATCGCATAATCAAAGGGTTTATGGCTCAA GGCGGTGACTTTTCAAAAGGAAATG GAACTGGTGGAGAAAGCATTTATGGAGGGAAATTTTCTG ATGAAAACTTCAAGCTTGATCATACTGCAGCTGGTCTCCTCTCGATGGCTAATGGTGGTCCAAACACAAATGGGTCTcagttttttataattttcaagCGACAGCCTCATCTTGATGG AAAACATGTTGTTTTCGGAAATGTTGTGAGTGGAATGGATGTTGTTAAGAAAATGGAACAGCTTGGAACAGCTGATGGGAGACCAGATGGAATTGTTAAGATCATAGATTGTGGTGAGACTTCTGATGCAAAGACGCAAAATTTAGTTGTAGCAGATAAAG taaagaagaaaaaatcagaaaatgaaGATGCATCTAATGACGATTCTGACAGGCATGCCAAACGAAAGCAGAAAGCATATGTGAAGgataaaaggagaaaaaggaGCTACTCTTCTGATAGCTCTGGCTCTGATTCATATTCATCTGAGTCTGATTCAGACTCTGAATTGGATGCTTCTTCAATGTCAGATTCTTCAACTTCATCCAGTGACGGACGGCgtaagaagaagaggaagttgGCAAAGAAGGGAAAACATAAACATGGGAAAAAAGGTAGGGCTGGagaaaggaagaagagaagagggCATAGCAATAGATCAAAGAGAAAATCTAAAAG GTACTCGGGAAGCTCTAGTGATACGGAGAGTAGTGGAAGTGGTTCTGCTACCAGCAGTTCTGATGACGAAAGTGCACGTAGGGGTAAATCACGGAAAAACAACAGGAAAAGTGAACAAGAGAAGAAGCCAACCCGCATTCGTG GGAGTGAGAGAAAGCCATCAAGTCCTAGCTTAGGATCTGGAGAGGAGCAAAAAGGTGATGATAGGAAACACACTGGGGACAACTCCTCTCACGAAAAGGGTGAACTTCCTCAAAAGAATGGTAGCCGTATCAATAATGGCCAAGGGCATATCAAGAACAATGAAACTTCTGCCAGAGGAGAGCGAGCTTATTCAAGCCGATCCAG GAGTAGGTCTCCAAGTTCTGGTGGAAGGCCCAGTCCTCGCAGTAGTCCAATTAAGACTAATAGACTTCAAGAGAGCAGTGAAATTCCTAAAGGTACTGCTCAGagcccagtcaggagcccttctGACAAAGGTATTCAGCCATCTGCTGGTCGGGATTTGTCACGGAGCCGCTCTCCAGGTGGAACTCCAAAGCGTGTTAGAAAAGGCCGAGGATTTACTGAGAGATATGCGTTTGTTAGAAAATATCGTACGCCTTCTCCAGAACGCTCACCTGATAGATCTTATCATTACGGAGGAAGAAATTTTCAAAGGAATCATGAAAG GTATCCAAACTACAGAGGCAGGTACGAACGCTCACCCCAACAACATCACAGAAGTCCACCTAGAAGAGGAAGAAGCCCACCCAG ATACGAACGCAAGAGGAATCGGAGCAGGTCTCCATCTCGAAGCCCTGGAGCCTACCGTGGTCGTGGGAGGCACCATAGCAGAAGTCCCGTTCGCAGCCATAGCCCTTCAGATAGGCTCCCACTGATTAGTGACAGACTGAAATCTCGTCTCGGTCCTCAGAAGAGTGACGACTCCCCTCGAGGAAGGTCAGTGTCGCGCTCCAGGAGCCGAAGCCCCCGTAGATCAAGATCACCTTCGAGAAAGCATCCACGCAAAGTTTCGCCTGGAAGCTCTCCATCGAGCCCTTCTGGTGGGCATCAACGTGGACTAGTATCATACGGAGATTTGAGTCCAGACAATGGGGTAAGTTAA
- the LOC121792941 gene encoding 3-isopropylmalate dehydratase small subunit 1-like, giving the protein MAAISTVTPPTFNLSSPSRNPNSASLSSLKLASPDANPSIPSSRSLKLHRNSRFVTAAATSPSAASPAANPTNTFHGLCYVVGDNIDTDQIIPAEYLTLVPSNPDEYEKLGSYALIGLPSTYESRFVEPGATKTKYTIVIGGDNFGCGSSREHAPVALGAAGVAAVVAESYARIFFRNSVATGEIYPLESEGRLCDECTTGDVVTIELGESKLINHTTGKEYKLKPIGDAGPVIEAGGIFAYARKAGMIPSRDA; this is encoded by the coding sequence ATGGCGGCTATCTCAACAGTAACACCACCCACTTTCAATCTCTCCTCTCCTTCACGAAACCCTAATTCCGCTTCCCTCTCCTCCCTCAAGCTCGCCTCCCCCGATGCCAATCCCTCAATCCCCAGCTCCAGATCTCTCAAGCTCCACCGCAATTCCCGATTCGTAACCGCCGCCGCCACTTCCCCATCCGCCGCCTCCCCCGCCGCAAACCCTACCAACACATTCCACGGCCTATGCTACGTCGTCGGCGACAACATCGACACTGACCAAATCATCCCCGCCGAGTACCTCACCCTCGTCCCCTCCAACCCCGACGAGTACGAGAAGCTCGGCTCCTACGCCCTAATCGGCCTCCCCTCCACATACGAATCCCGATTCGTCGAGCCCGGGGCCACCAAAACCAAGTACACGATCGTAATCGGCGGCGATAACTTCGGCTGCGGCTCGTCCCGTGAGCACGCTCCCGTGGCGTTGGGGGCGGCTGGcgtggcggcggtggtggcggagTCGTATGCGAGGATTTTTTTTAGGAATTCGGTGGCTACTGGCGAAATTTATCCTCTGGAATCGGAGGGGAGGTTGTGCGACGAGTGTACGACTGGGGATGTGGTGACGATTGAGCTTGGGGAGAGTAAGCTGATCAATCATACTACGGGGAAAGAGTATAAGCTGAAGCCGATTGGGGATGCTGGCCCTGTCATCGAGGCCGGTGGGATCTTCGCTTATGCTAGGAAAGCTGGGATGATCCCTTCCCGCGATGCCTGA